GAGAAGTCAGGGCTGTCCATGAAGACTTAGAAAACATCtggataaagagaatgaaagatagaGCAGTATATCAAGTAGTCATTCAGTAAAGCCTAGTGAATTAATATCTCAAAAATGAAGTGTGTGAAAGAGCATTAAAAAACTGGCTCTGTAATGTTCTGACTGTTATGTTTCTGAATTATTATTAATCTAAATAACTAAATTTGGCAGTTTGGCTTATATAAATTTTCAAGTCCCTCTGAAAGaatgtattctttaaaaataaatatatgcctAGATGCTTTACCTACCAATCACAATTTCATCTACCCTAAGATGCTATCCAATAGTTTGAAGGTATagaattggggagggggaagtgctatttgattttaaaatacagtttATCAGGTATTAATTGCCACATTTGTTAGCACTGTAATAAGCTAGGGAATATGTCCACTTTTAAAATTCAGagctattattcttttatgtttGGTATTTATCTTGTGAATGAAGAGCAAAAaaacttaactttttaaaaatcaagatggTCTTCCCCTTAAAATCAGATTTGTTCACCTATTCCCTTCAAAAAACAtatgatcatttttaaaaattacaatttaaattctaACATCTTCTATGCCTTTATGGTTTTGTTCAATCCTCATTTCATTGTgggtgtttttgtttggttttccaTTCTGCCAGAGCACACCATGGCCACTCCTCTGGAAGATGTTGGCAAACAGGTAGGTGAgttcttttggttttttaatgttttttgccTTTAGCATCTTATAACTTTCTTTAAAGCTTGACCCCATACTTTCTTGTACCCTGAAGGTGTGGAGAGGAGCTTTCCTTCTGGCTGATTACATCCTGTTCCAACGTGACCTGTTCAAAAGTTGCACTGTGCTCGAGCTTGGGGCAGGCACTGGGATTGCCAGCATCATCACAGCAACAGTTGCTAAGACTGTTTACTGCACAGGTACTTTGTGTCTCCATTATTTGAGATGAAATAGCAGTATTCTTAAAGTGTACAAACTGTATAAGAAGAAACTGAAAGCAAGCAGCTATTGATTTTGCTCCTTTATTACCCTGACTTTATCTCTTCCCTCACCCTTTTCTGTCCCCCCACAACTTGATTTTGATCTGTTGTCAAAATGACCCTGAAGCTTTAGAGCAAAACCTGACAAAAACAGGTTCCTTTTCAGGCTGCAGGGAGTCTGATCTTATCACGCTCCAATTAactaggaaaggagagaagaggatacttgccttttccccttttcttaccAAAGGAAAAGACCTTAAAAGCATGTAATCCTTATACTAGCAAAACCTATAACAGAACTGGGTTTATCATGGTTGGAAGTCTATAATTAACAGTTAATAGAtgtagacatagatagatagatagatagatagatagatagatagatagatagatagatagatacacatatgtacatatactaaCCTCTCCTTCCCAGTTTTCTATAAATAACAAGTGTTCACTTCTCAAAAAGTTAGCCAATTGAAACCACAATCTTGAGGCAGCTATTTAAGATTATTGcctttaatttatctttttaccACATCTTTAATACTAAACTAAATAAACAGAATTCTCAGATATCTCAGAATCTCTTAAAGTATTTCTGTGCCTCTTCCAATTGAAAGAATCATAGCatttttgagctggaagagacataGAGATCATCTAACTGAATTTCACTTTACAGACTGGTAAAATGAAACCTCCCTCAagtgaagtgatttacctaagATTACACAGCTATTTAATGGCTTTGTTGGGCCTAAAACCAAACTGACTCTTAGTCAAAACTTCAATGTGTtgcttttaactttaaaattttttgtgttTTGAAATCTCCAGTGAAGGAGGATGTTGCTTTGATCACTTGCTATCTCAGATTTTATAAAATACAGGAGgggcaactaggttgctcagtggttagggagtcaggcctagagatgggagatcctgagtctAAATATGgcttcagctacttcctagctttgtgaccctaggtaagtcacttaatccccatttgcctcacccttactgtttttctgctttggaaccaatatacagtattgatactaagatggaaggtaagagggtttttttttttttagttttaataaaaaataaaataaggagagTGAATGGATGAACTGTTCTAGAAGAAATATTTGACTACCTCAACTCTTTCCTCTTCATCTCCTTGTTGCAAACCATAAGGAATAACAGCCATCTACTCAACACCTTGAAAgaatgttctttttcttattcctatttggaaagcaaaatattttgctttttccccaagtatgtttaaataaaaatttatactaGTTACTGTTTTATAAAGATCCATTCTTTAGAAAGTGAATCACTTAAAATTTCAATAGCAGACAACTGTTtgacaaaagaatttttaaatcttataaCCAGATACTACAAACCTATATTAATTTCaggtttattaatttttattttagttttctaaAGTGAGATCCTATGATTATATCATATTCCTAACCCAAATTAATCAAAATTTTCAGTAGATAATATTTTCTATAATTCAAAATAACATCCAGAGGGATGTTCTTTAAAATTCCTGAATTTGAAAACACAAATATTGTGTTTAAGGTCTATGCCACTATTAACCAGATTCTTGGTATCCCCTAATAAAAAGATGTTAAGAATGCTCAGCAAAttaataacaactttaaaaaTGCCAATTTAAATCAATAATAACTTGCTATTCTTAATCTTTTATGTACTATAGCAAAGGCATATTTTCAACCTAGGTTTATCAAGCATTTAAAAGAAGTCACAATCTTTTCAATGTCTGTCAGTGTTGTAAAGGCAGATACGATCACATGGTTAATTTCTTTATCAAAAGTAGAACtttaatgggcagctaggtggttgaaggtattgagagccagacttagagttgagatgtcctggattcaaatatgactgaagtcacttcctagctgtgtgatcctgggcaagtcacttcacccccattgcctagcccttactgctcttctgccttggatccaacacacagtattgattctaagacaaaaagtaaggattattaaaagaaatgaataattttttttaaaaagtagaactgtAGAAGTGGCATtgatttttatatgaatattattaAAGACATCGAAATGTATTTTTCTGCATTCATAGAAAAGAGTCTTCATTTTCCATGTGCATCACATGTAATATAGTCTCAActgaaaattgctttaaaaaaactaCAGCCCTCTTTAGGTCAGAATAATTGCAACAGAAGTTTCctattgaaatgaatgaaaaagaccATTTTACAGAATTGACTTAGTCTTTCATTTATGAATGATGGGAAAAACTAATGGTGAGATACAaggaattttaaatgaaatttttaatctGATCTCTGTCTAAATAATAGTTGCTATCATTCAAATTAGCtctcttttaaaagaatatactTTAATATAGCCAccatgatatttcttttttagacTCAGAAAAACTAAGAATCATAAAAATTAGTTGAGTTATCTCTTGTGTTTTCATAGATGACAGACTGAAGAACTTTTTCTGTACCTAAAATGTCCTTTccctataaatataaatattttctatgtaaataaaaatatagaataaaaaattctcctataattttatttttatctttaatattaagTCTCTCCTCAAATTAAagatttaaaacataaaatgttaTTTCTCCTACTGAAAAATGCTTGAAAATATATACTTTTCAGATGTGGGTGAAGATCTCCTCACTATGTGTGAACGGAATGTTGCCCTGAACAAGCACCTGACTTCAACAGGAGGTAAAGTTCATTTGATATCTTGCACTTGTGTGAAAATACTTGTGTGTTGTTTTAATCTGTTTTTTGGAAATGAAATCACACCTTTCAAACTTTAatagtggggaaaaaaatctttatatggTGACTCTAGATGCTAGATTGGTGTATTCTACTAGCTAAGTGGTAAAGAGGTATTTTTCTTAGTTATTAGTTTTGAATTTCTTCCACTCATGCAGTTTCAGGAAGCACATATATTGTGCTCTCCTCTCCTAGCTTTAATAtgtgatttggattttttttgcctAGCAGGTGGTGTAGTTATGGTTAAAGAATTGGATTGGCTAAAAGATGACTTGTGTACTGGTAAgtttgcttcctttttattttaaatatttgcttcAGACTTTGAACTGACAGCTTTTCCTTAATACAGAAACAAATCATTCACTTcaaaattatttctgattttttctctttttattttggttAAAAGGGAAGGCTATTTTGGAGGGAGAGGTAAGAGATACTTCAGGAAATGGATGGGATGTAAAAGTAAAAGATAACAAAAgaagcatttgaaaaaaataaattattcctaaataaataattatgctATAGTTTAAAATAATTGTCATCTTTGCTATATTTACTAAAGATAAATGTGGGAACAAGGTAAGTGGGAGAGAAAAGTGATTGCTTTATGTCCAAAATTTGGAGGTGAATGATAGCAAGAGCTGGAGGGGCTCTAgatttaattatatttgtatcTGCCTCTGATGGTACCACAGTGGTCTTTGCATTGTAGTTACTTAGGAGCTATTAGATCAATGAATGAACTTTGCCCAGCCACTTCTCTagtttagatgagaaaactgatgatcagaagagttaaataacttgcctagggttattTAGGTACTTAAGAGAAGAATCAAGACTAGAATTCATTTCTCCTGGCTTCCTGGTCCATTTGAACTTCTCTGTTAAGAGCACCATTTGGCAGATGGATGGGGTTTTCTAAAGTACCTTCAAGGTGGATTTCAGATCTAGACTTCTCAGTCTTTACTCACTTCAAAATGAGTAGATTACTTTGTGGGTCCTTGCTGCtacttttttgtttgtcttcTCTTACTATAGAACCTGATTTTTTTATCGTAATGTATAAGGATGATAAAGTTGGAGTCACAATgctcttccttttttgttaatagATCCTCAAGTTCCTTTCAGTTGGTCTGAAGATGAGATTTCTGACTTATATGCTCATACTACTATAATAATGGCAGCTGATGGTAAGGAAATATTTCTTCATACAAAGGACTTTTATATGCTTAATATAGTAGGACTCCTTGAACTTGGTTTTCTAAATTATGGAGGTGTTTTCAGAATTGATTGTTACTGGATCTGACAGTTCTATAGCTTATTGAAGTACTAGATCCATCCTAAGGACtgtatgtttcctttttttatgggAACTATTTCCATAAGCCATTCAAAGGCACTCtaaaaaacttgagaattttcaaatgaaatgatactgttttttatttctttattttgcagTTTTTTATGATGATGACCTCACAGATGCTTTATTTAAAACACTCTACAGAATTACTCACAGTTTGAAAAATGCTTCTACAATCTTCTTATCAATAGAAAAAAGGTCTGTTTGCCCTCACATTTTGCACATACTACACTGATGACTTGTTTATTCCTAGGCCAGCCAAAATCTTCCTTTTTAAGTCTGCCTACTTATAGATGATAGataagtaggtaggtagatagatagatagatagatagatagatggatggatggatatttatatatatgtgtata
The window above is part of the Monodelphis domestica isolate mMonDom1 chromosome 7, mMonDom1.pri, whole genome shotgun sequence genome. Proteins encoded here:
- the METTL22 gene encoding methyltransferase-like protein 22 isoform X3 — translated: MATPLEDVGKQVWRGAFLLADYILFQRDLFKSCTVLELGAGTGIASIITATVAKTVYCTDVGEDLLTMCERNVALNKHLTSTGGGVVMVKELDWLKDDLCTDPQVPFSWSEDEISDLYAHTTIIMAADVFYDDDLTDALFKTLYRITHSLKNASTIFLSIEKRLNFTLRQLDITCEAYNHFRFSLNDLEKLRDGKMKFIVEPIEATFPQFLVYERIEQLELWKIIAAPIS